One window from the genome of Pyrobaculum ferrireducens encodes:
- a CDS encoding NAD-dependent epimerase/dehydratase family protein, translating to MRVLVTGCGGYIGTTLTPLLLSRGYKVRCVDWLIFGEDVISHLAGHPGFELVKKDVREVDGSVFQGVDAVVDLAAISNDPAGELDPELTLSINYKARARDAALAKKHGVSRFVLASSCSVYGRQAGVADENTEPNPLTTYAKANLLAEREVLPLASREFAPVALRFATVYGPSRRMRFDLVVNAMTLTAYTEGKIYVEGDGMQMRPLVHVVDVARSVAFVLEQPPDAVSGQVFNVGSDDQNFRIVDIAKAVREVAGGEVVFRGEVDRRSYAVSFAKIKSLGWEPLYRVPEGVRQVYHELLLGHLKPEERWWTVKWYKKVLGR from the coding sequence ATGCGGGTGTTGGTGACTGGTTGCGGGGGCTACATCGGCACCACACTGACGCCGCTACTACTATCTAGGGGGTATAAAGTGCGTTGCGTAGATTGGCTGATCTTCGGCGAAGACGTAATCAGCCATCTCGCGGGGCACCCCGGCTTCGAGCTTGTGAAGAAGGACGTAAGGGAGGTGGACGGCTCCGTCTTCCAGGGGGTGGACGCCGTCGTGGATCTAGCCGCCATATCTAACGACCCGGCGGGGGAGCTCGACCCCGAGCTGACCCTCTCCATAAACTACAAGGCGCGGGCTAGAGACGCGGCACTTGCCAAGAAACACGGCGTCTCTCGCTTCGTCTTAGCCTCCAGCTGTAGCGTCTACGGGAGGCAGGCCGGCGTGGCCGACGAAAACACCGAGCCGAACCCCCTCACCACATACGCCAAGGCAAATCTACTGGCCGAGAGAGAGGTGCTCCCCCTGGCCTCTAGAGAGTTCGCCCCTGTGGCTCTGCGCTTCGCCACTGTCTACGGCCCCTCTAGGCGCATGCGCTTCGACCTTGTGGTCAACGCCATGACGCTGACCGCCTACACAGAGGGCAAGATCTACGTGGAGGGAGACGGCATGCAGATGAGGCCTCTCGTCCACGTGGTAGACGTGGCGAGGTCCGTGGCCTTCGTGCTGGAGCAGCCTCCCGACGCGGTTTCGGGGCAGGTATTCAACGTCGGCTCTGACGACCAGAACTTCCGCATAGTCGACATAGCCAAGGCTGTTCGGGAGGTGGCTGGGGGCGAGGTGGTCTTCAGAGGTGAGGTGGATAGGAGGAGCTACGCCGTGTCCTTCGCCAAGATCAAGTCGCTTGGCTGGGAGCCGCTCTACAGAGTGCCGGAGGGGGTTAGGCAGGTCTACCACGAGCTCCTCCTAGGCCACCTAAAGCCGGAGGAGCGCTGGTGGACTGTTAAGTGGTACAAGAAGGTCTTGGGGAGATGA
- a CDS encoding glycosyltransferase — protein sequence MVTYLTGFNPYIYPRPFLFKRCCGAKIYRLRTFLGHYRNPQRQFQPPATPTASKTGRRYRGDPLKRVYPCQRIDGTTLLDALAYEYLYYPYVKELANDVVITLNTSGVLAARWAGRRVVVDLMDLWHCDREDVAFNAVDFAAFRRADCVIAWSRAIQTLLKSYGLKCVEYLPFGIDLEVFDPLKAPKNLIYEKYPQLEGKTIIGYSGGMWYVGGIERIGVEKILKAFKAIEKDEKDIVLVMQTHPSIQRIAKELNIKNFIYIPMTKFNDIYRLSLLRNIDIKIITSTKFLPVYLAERSSMFQFMANGGAILAEDTPGVRAVLKHEYNAYIVRLNDIEDMSNKLKILIKKITSEKTSARMQEMISRINIVGEYYKDMQMK from the coding sequence ATGGTGACCTACCTCACAGGCTTCAACCCATACATATACCCCAGGCCATTCCTCTTCAAACGCTGTTGCGGCGCGAAGATATACCGACTAAGGACGTTCCTAGGACACTACAGAAACCCCCAGAGGCAGTTCCAGCCTCCGGCCACGCCCACCGCCAGCAAGACCGGCAGAAGATATAGAGGCGATCCCTTAAAAAGGGTATATCCATGTCAAAGGATAGACGGGACGACGCTCCTCGACGCCCTCGCCTACGAATACCTATACTACCCATACGTGAAAGAGCTGGCCAACGACGTGGTCATCACTCTAAACACAAGCGGCGTTCTTGCCGCTCGTTGGGCTGGCCGTCGTGTTGTGGTTGATTTGATGGATTTGTGGCACTGCGATAGGGAGGACGTGGCGTTTAACGCTGTGGATTTCGCCGCGTTCCGCCGCGCCGACTGCGTGATAGCGTGGTCTAGGGCAATACAGACTCTGCTTAAGAGCTACGGCCTTAAATGCGTCGAGTACCTCCCATTCGGGATAGACCTAGAGGTGTTCGACCCACTCAAGGCACCCAAAAACCTCATCTACGAAAAATACCCACAACTAGAAGGAAAAACAATAATTGGATACAGCGGCGGGATGTGGTACGTCGGAGGTATAGAGCGAATAGGTGTGGAAAAGATACTAAAGGCTTTTAAAGCTATAGAGAAGGACGAAAAGGATATAGTCCTCGTGATGCAGACACACCCATCTATTCAAAGAATAGCAAAGGAGCTTAATATCAAAAACTTCATATATATTCCAATGACAAAATTCAATGATATATATCGGTTATCATTATTGAGAAATATAGATATTAAAATTATTACATCAACGAAATTTTTACCAGTATATTTGGCCGAACGAAGCTCCATGTTTCAGTTTATGGCTAACGGCGGCGCTATTTTAGCTGAGGACACACCTGGCGTTAGAGCTGTACTAAAACATGAGTATAATGCATATATAGTGAGATTAAATGATATTGAAGATATGTCAAATAAATTAAAAATTTTGATAAAAAAGATAACATCAGAGAAAACATCGGCAAGAATGCAAGAAATGATATCGAGAATAAATATAGTTGGAGAATATTATAAAGATATGCAAATGAAATAA
- a CDS encoding FkbM family methyltransferase, whose product MWVRPYLVLTYYPSLLPLLSLLGRLLRFRVVVKMDWDVVFRCGVKARLNPSAYSWLVYAYRIGLITRVDCVGGGVVAYLYGVVRVFIDGDGDILFIMPDGVKLKYIDQFTIAETWLYDIHFLGFDLSGWLVFDIGAYVGDMALYYAKRGAAVVAVEPVPANFEAMLKNIELNAEKGHKVLPVNAAVADADGFVEIYYSGPLTNHLRSLKRGYLAKMRSILKNIIEN is encoded by the coding sequence GTGTGGGTTAGGCCTTACCTTGTGCTTACCTACTACCCATCGCTTTTACCGCTACTCTCGCTCCTCGGTAGGCTCCTTCGATTTCGTGTCGTTGTTAAGATGGATTGGGATGTCGTCTTTCGGTGCGGAGTTAAGGCTAGGCTCAACCCATCGGCATATTCATGGCTCGTTTATGCTTATCGCATTGGTTTGATAACGCGCGTTGATTGTGTAGGTGGTGGGGTCGTGGCTTATCTTTATGGTGTTGTTAGGGTTTTTATTGATGGTGATGGCGACATCCTATTCATAATGCCTGACGGTGTTAAGCTAAAGTACATTGACCAATTCACCATTGCCGAGACTTGGCTCTACGATATCCACTTCCTGGGCTTCGATCTAAGCGGGTGGCTTGTCTTCGACATCGGCGCCTATGTTGGCGATATGGCTTTGTATTATGCTAAGAGGGGAGCGGCTGTCGTGGCTGTGGAGCCTGTCCCGGCGAATTTCGAAGCTATGCTTAAAAATATCGAGTTAAACGCAGAAAAAGGGCATAAGGTACTTCCCGTAAATGCCGCTGTTGCAGACGCCGACGGCTTCGTTGAGATTTACTACAGCGGGCCTTTGACGAATCATCTTCGATCTCTGAAAAGGGGATACCTGGCTAAGATGCGCTCTATATTAAAGAATATTATAGAGAATTAA
- the rfbD gene encoding dTDP-4-dehydrorhamnose reductase: protein MILVTGASSSPGFKILERLRREGWEVLGIYNQHPVEGAVQWDLAKDPVGVLERFSPDAVVHAAALGDVDRCEVEPALCYRVNAVTTREIARWCSKRGAALVYLSTDYVFPGDRGSYREEDPPRPVNYYGLTKLLGEEAALAAGGAVVRVAWIYGFGPGRQNFGRTVVEKLSRGEEVRAVVDQWGSPTLNTLIAEVVAKVLEKSISGILHAAGPRLSRYEFALAIAEAFGFSKELVKPIKAADLSFKAPRPRDSSLDSSLAVSTLGVPVNDIRYALSIFKKEWEEGRHADGRG, encoded by the coding sequence ATGATCCTGGTTACCGGCGCCAGCTCCTCGCCGGGCTTTAAAATACTGGAGAGGCTCAGGCGGGAGGGGTGGGAGGTCCTCGGGATCTACAACCAGCACCCGGTGGAGGGGGCTGTGCAGTGGGATCTTGCAAAAGACCCCGTGGGGGTTTTGGAGCGCTTCTCGCCGGACGCCGTTGTCCACGCGGCGGCGCTGGGCGACGTGGATAGGTGCGAGGTGGAGCCGGCCCTCTGCTATAGGGTAAACGCAGTTACGACTAGGGAGATCGCCAGGTGGTGCTCGAAGAGAGGCGCGGCGCTTGTCTACCTCTCGACAGACTACGTCTTTCCCGGCGACCGCGGGTCGTATAGAGAGGAGGATCCGCCGCGGCCAGTGAACTACTACGGCCTCACCAAGCTCCTCGGGGAGGAGGCGGCGCTGGCGGCTGGAGGCGCCGTGGTGAGGGTGGCTTGGATATACGGCTTTGGCCCCGGCAGGCAGAACTTCGGCAGGACGGTGGTGGAGAAGCTGTCCCGGGGCGAAGAGGTGAGGGCTGTGGTCGACCAGTGGGGCTCTCCGACTCTAAATACCCTAATTGCCGAGGTTGTTGCGAAGGTGCTGGAAAAGAGCATATCGGGAATCCTCCACGCGGCCGGCCCTAGGCTTAGCCGGTACGAGTTCGCCTTGGCAATTGCCGAGGCCTTCGGCTTCTCCAAGGAGCTTGTCAAGCCGATTAAGGCGGCCGATCTCTCCTTCAAGGCGCCTCGGCCGAGAGACTCCAGCCTAGACAGCTCCCTAGCCGTTTCTACACTCGGCGTGCCTGTAAACGATATTAGGTACGCCCTCTCAATATTTAAAAAGGAGTGGGAGGAGGGGCGGCATGCCGATGGCCGGGGCTAG
- a CDS encoding glycosyltransferase family 4 protein, producing the protein MYAVVGHHFWDRPGGGELVMASIAAGLEGDGYTPILTSLTKFDKGKYVEWFGIDLRRYPDVSLNLKMKALGLYMRLLVWIPIKKAIEKYRPAFAVIDMPTYKPIERKIAIFEYIHFPLDLTFNPRYRDLGFYYTQDPYTAERYGRFPMSIYAKVFEKLYRIYARENPFRSAQKVLTNSRWTADLVRRAFGEEPTVLNPPLSPTIKLEENPPGYEERERAVAMLGRYSQEKRYHWVVEKIAPRLAREAPDAKVVIMGDASTPTSRRYYEQLLSLIRKMDLNNVVLLRSPSRRTIEQTLARSVAFLHATINEHWGIAVAEAMAYGTPPIVHRSGGAWTDLAQEGKSGLGYVGEDEAVDEIAELLSNRKKWTYYSQKALERARDLTFQNFVKRVQEIW; encoded by the coding sequence ATGTACGCGGTGGTAGGCCACCACTTCTGGGACAGACCCGGCGGAGGGGAGCTGGTAATGGCGTCGATCGCGGCGGGGCTAGAGGGCGACGGGTACACGCCCATACTCACCTCGTTGACTAAATTCGACAAGGGGAAGTACGTCGAGTGGTTCGGCATAGATCTGAGGAGGTATCCCGACGTCTCTCTTAACCTCAAGATGAAGGCGCTGGGCCTATACATGCGGCTCTTGGTGTGGATACCCATAAAGAAAGCCATAGAGAAGTACCGACCGGCGTTCGCCGTAATAGATATGCCGACCTATAAACCAATAGAGAGAAAAATTGCCATATTTGAATATATACACTTCCCTCTAGATCTAACCTTTAACCCGAGGTATCGGGATCTAGGCTTCTACTATACGCAAGATCCCTATACGGCGGAGAGATACGGCAGGTTTCCAATGAGTATATATGCAAAGGTATTCGAGAAACTATATAGAATATATGCCAGGGAAAATCCCTTCCGCTCAGCGCAGAAGGTGTTAACCAACTCGCGATGGACGGCCGACTTGGTGAGGAGAGCCTTCGGCGAAGAGCCGACGGTATTAAACCCGCCTCTCTCACCTACTATTAAGTTAGAAGAGAACCCTCCAGGTTATGAGGAAAGAGAACGTGCAGTAGCTATGTTGGGCCGCTACTCTCAAGAGAAGAGGTACCACTGGGTGGTAGAGAAGATAGCGCCGAGGCTGGCAAGGGAGGCGCCGGACGCCAAGGTAGTAATAATGGGCGACGCCTCGACGCCCACCAGCAGACGGTACTACGAGCAGCTCCTCTCACTGATAAGAAAAATGGACTTGAATAACGTCGTGTTGCTGAGAAGCCCATCCAGGCGGACGATAGAACAGACCCTCGCGAGATCCGTGGCCTTCCTGCACGCAACGATAAACGAGCACTGGGGCATAGCGGTGGCCGAGGCGATGGCCTACGGAACCCCCCCGATAGTCCATAGGTCAGGCGGGGCCTGGACAGATCTCGCGCAAGAAGGCAAATCGGGTCTAGGCTACGTCGGCGAGGATGAAGCAGTCGACGAGATAGCGGAGTTGCTGAGCAATCGCAAGAAGTGGACATACTATTCGCAGAAAGCCCTAGAAAGAGCCAGAGACTTGACCTTCCAAAACTTCGTCAAGAGGGTGCAGGAGATATGGTGA
- the rfbC gene encoding dTDP-4-dehydrorhamnose 3,5-epimerase gives MAGARRLEIPDLILFEYKIFEDERGFFAELWKRGEYLAAGLPYDFVQVNLSYSRPYVVRGLHYQLKPSEQGKLVTVVRGRVYDVAVDIRRGSPWFGKHVAVELAPGRALWIPPGFAHGFQALEETLFLYLVTKEFDPQRDRCAKWDDPALGIRWPAPEKAILSQKDRSCPPLAEAENNFEYPI, from the coding sequence ATGGCCGGGGCTAGGAGGCTGGAGATACCGGACTTGATCCTCTTCGAGTACAAGATTTTCGAGGACGAGCGGGGGTTCTTCGCGGAGCTGTGGAAGCGCGGCGAATATCTCGCGGCGGGCCTCCCCTACGACTTTGTCCAAGTGAATCTATCATATTCAAGGCCCTACGTGGTTAGGGGTCTCCACTACCAGCTTAAGCCTTCTGAGCAGGGTAAGCTGGTCACCGTGGTGAGGGGCCGCGTCTACGACGTGGCTGTGGACATCCGGAGGGGCTCTCCCTGGTTTGGGAAGCACGTCGCTGTGGAGCTGGCGCCGGGCAGAGCGCTTTGGATCCCGCCCGGCTTTGCCCACGGGTTCCAAGCCCTCGAGGAGACTCTCTTCCTCTACCTAGTGACTAAGGAGTTCGACCCCCAGCGGGATAGGTGCGCCAAGTGGGACGACCCGGCGCTGGGGATAAGGTGGCCCGCCCCCGAAAAGGCAATACTAAGCCAGAAAGACCGCTCCTGCCCACCCCTAGCTGAGGCGGAAAACAACTTCGAATACCCGATTTAA
- a CDS encoding glycosyltransferase family 2 protein: protein MIASIAVLGKNSRWILRYSLKSIRRAVEQVDGEKVEILYIDGGSTDGSPQLVRELMPEARVIDAADTNIPEARNIAVREAAGDYVIFWDSDVIAPPCALRALLSLKAPIAALARRDVTVSSEADIEKAIAALPDCRTEPANLADFAVFSVNLFRRDVFREVGPFDERMTQAEDREFGLRATCRGYRTLIIPTPAYDINRPRLSEVPVGTPLRQYLRGIHKKALVYAYTATPRQKINTVLFAAVHLAAVLGSIATPFAALAELAPLLFQVRKYGASKGLEMYVKALALYTSMAAVYPLRLADICRWLKPPKAPCTRW, encoded by the coding sequence ATGATCGCTTCGATAGCTGTATTAGGCAAGAACAGCAGATGGATCCTTAGATACAGCCTCAAGTCTATAAGGCGGGCGGTCGAGCAGGTAGATGGCGAGAAAGTAGAGATATTATACATCGACGGCGGATCTACCGACGGATCGCCGCAGTTGGTGAGGGAGTTGATGCCCGAAGCTCGGGTAATAGATGCCGCAGATACCAACATACCCGAGGCGAGGAACATTGCTGTGAGAGAGGCCGCTGGCGATTATGTCATCTTTTGGGACAGCGACGTCATCGCCCCTCCCTGCGCGTTAAGGGCGTTGCTGAGCCTGAAGGCGCCCATAGCGGCTCTCGCAAGGCGCGACGTGACGGTGTCCAGCGAGGCCGATATAGAGAAAGCGATAGCGGCCCTTCCAGACTGCAGAACAGAGCCTGCGAACCTCGCCGACTTCGCGGTCTTCAGCGTTAACCTATTCCGCAGAGACGTATTTCGCGAGGTGGGCCCCTTTGACGAGAGGATGACGCAGGCGGAAGACAGAGAGTTCGGCCTCAGAGCAACCTGCAGAGGGTACAGGACCTTGATAATCCCGACGCCTGCCTACGACATCAACAGGCCTAGGCTGAGCGAGGTGCCCGTAGGCACCCCCCTAAGACAGTATTTAAGGGGGATACACAAGAAAGCACTGGTGTATGCCTACACTGCGACGCCACGCCAGAAGATCAACACAGTGCTGTTCGCGGCGGTCCACCTAGCCGCCGTGTTGGGCTCGATCGCCACCCCCTTCGCCGCCCTAGCCGAGTTGGCGCCGTTGCTCTTCCAAGTCAGGAAGTACGGAGCAAGTAAGGGGTTGGAGATGTACGTGAAGGCGCTAGCCCTATACACCAGCATGGCGGCAGTATACCCGCTCAGGCTGGCCGACATATGCAGATGGCTCAAGCCTCCCAAGGCCCCATGTACGCGGTGGTAG
- a CDS encoding glucose-1-phosphate thymidylyltransferase, with protein sequence MYAIVLAGGYATRLRPTSLSFTKHLVPLANRPVLGWVLSQIAEVGVREVFIVVGSHNREQIVEYVGDGSRFGVSVEYLVQERPLGLAHAVSLAEGFVDGPFLVYLGDNLLQGGVAQYAKRFLDAKADAMVLLKEVEDPTRFGVAVFDGGRLSGFVEKPRQPPSRYALVGVYFFTPAIFDYIKRLKPSWRGEYEITDVLDLMLKDGRRVEYAVHDGWWLDVGKKDDVLAANALLLDEYARREVRGRVEDSKIEGRVVVEEGAVVRNSVVRGPAVVGRGAVIEGSFIGPYTSVGDGAVVRNSAVEYSVLMEGAVVEGVERLEESLVGRYARVASNARRYVRLHISDYSVVEL encoded by the coding sequence GTGTACGCAATAGTCCTAGCAGGTGGCTACGCCACTCGCCTTAGGCCGACGTCGCTTTCTTTTACCAAGCACCTCGTGCCTCTTGCGAATAGGCCGGTGCTTGGTTGGGTTCTTTCGCAAATCGCCGAGGTCGGCGTTAGGGAGGTCTTCATCGTGGTGGGTTCCCACAACCGGGAGCAGATTGTGGAGTATGTGGGGGATGGCTCCCGCTTCGGCGTGTCGGTGGAGTATCTAGTGCAGGAGAGGCCTCTCGGCCTTGCCCACGCCGTGTCGCTGGCTGAAGGCTTTGTAGACGGCCCATTCCTTGTATATTTGGGCGACAACCTCCTCCAAGGCGGGGTAGCGCAGTACGCCAAGCGCTTCCTCGACGCTAAGGCAGACGCGATGGTTTTGCTTAAGGAGGTGGAGGATCCGACGCGCTTCGGCGTGGCGGTGTTCGACGGGGGGAGGCTGTCGGGCTTTGTTGAGAAGCCCAGGCAGCCGCCGTCTAGATACGCCCTCGTCGGCGTATATTTCTTTACGCCGGCGATCTTCGACTACATCAAGCGGCTCAAGCCGTCTTGGCGCGGCGAGTACGAGATCACAGACGTCCTGGACCTGATGCTTAAGGACGGCCGTCGGGTGGAGTACGCAGTGCACGACGGCTGGTGGCTTGACGTGGGTAAGAAAGACGACGTCCTCGCCGCAAACGCCCTCCTACTGGACGAGTACGCCAGGAGGGAGGTCAGGGGCCGGGTCGAGGACAGTAAAATCGAGGGGCGGGTCGTCGTTGAGGAGGGGGCCGTCGTTAGGAACAGCGTGGTCCGGGGCCCCGCCGTCGTCGGGAGGGGCGCCGTTATCGAGGGCTCCTTCATCGGGCCGTACACAAGCGTGGGGGACGGCGCCGTGGTTAGGAACAGCGCTGTGGAGTACAGCGTCTTGATGGAGGGCGCCGTGGTGGAGGGGGTTGAGCGGCTGGAGGAGTCGCTGGTGGGGCGCTACGCCCGGGTGGCCTCAAACGCGAGACGCTACGTGAGGCTCCACATCTCGGACTACTCGGTGGTAGAGCTTTAA
- a CDS encoding glycosyltransferase has product MDPPDAAYLTPFDVKIFARPIFFARALGIPVYLIRTVFGHLLNPNKYRTSGLATRDATVLDEATRTRIRDIGLKAIRLDPSRFISSCYRQDKTYNLSAIAKELSILPYIDKIPYSTIIIKNLVGVLAARWAGRRVVVDLMDLWHCDREDVAFNAVDFAAFRRADCVIAWSRAIQTLLKSYGLKCVEYLPFGIDLEVFDPLKAPKNLIYEKYPQLEGKTIIGYSGGGHWYHGTYKLITAFKLIEKRHRDVVLAIQTWGQNKLIKSLIEKVGVRNYVLVQPTSFNDPLRLSMLRASDVLVLTASRYPTVYLSERSTLFNYMAAGNAIVAEATPGSLGVLRYGENALLSKFNDVVNLATQIERLIKDESLRYELGANVRKDLETKYSWDVLKIKIRIIFEKLNRYT; this is encoded by the coding sequence GTGGATCCTCCCGACGCCGCCTATTTGACCCCCTTCGACGTAAAAATATTCGCGCGGCCTATATTCTTCGCCAGGGCTCTGGGTATTCCGGTGTACCTCATAAGAACTGTGTTCGGGCATTTACTGAATCCAAACAAGTACAGAACCAGCGGCTTAGCAACCCGAGACGCAACAGTTCTCGACGAGGCGACTAGGACTAGGATACGCGATATAGGCCTTAAGGCGATACGCCTAGATCCCTCGAGATTCATAAGTAGCTGTTATAGACAAGACAAGACCTATAATCTTTCGGCTATCGCTAAGGAATTATCGATTCTGCCCTATATAGACAAAATACCATATTCAACAATTATAATAAAGAACCTAGTAGGCGTTCTTGCCGCTCGTTGGGCTGGCCGTCGTGTTGTGGTTGATTTGATGGATTTGTGGCACTGCGATAGGGAGGACGTGGCGTTTAACGCTGTGGATTTCGCCGCGTTCCGCCGCGCCGACTGCGTGATAGCGTGGTCTAGGGCAATACAGACTCTGCTTAAGAGCTACGGCCTTAAATGCGTCGAGTACCTCCCATTCGGGATAGACCTAGAGGTGTTCGACCCACTCAAGGCACCCAAAAACCTCATCTACGAAAAATACCCACAACTAGAAGGAAAAACAATAATTGGATACAGCGGCGGCGGGCACTGGTACCACGGGACCTACAAGCTGATAACCGCGTTCAAACTGATTGAGAAGAGACACAGAGATGTCGTACTGGCAATACAGACCTGGGGACAGAATAAGCTTATCAAGTCCTTGATAGAGAAAGTAGGCGTAAGGAACTACGTGCTTGTCCAACCGACGTCTTTCAACGATCCCTTAAGGCTCTCGATGTTGAGAGCCAGCGATGTCCTGGTTCTCACGGCGAGTAGGTATCCCACCGTCTATCTGTCGGAGAGGTCCACTTTGTTCAACTACATGGCGGCTGGAAACGCGATAGTTGCCGAGGCGACGCCCGGCTCGTTAGGCGTGTTGAGGTATGGCGAAAATGCCCTACTTTCTAAGTTTAATGACGTGGTGAACTTAGCAACTCAAATAGAGAGACTTATCAAGGACGAGTCGCTCAGATATGAGTTGGGTGCTAATGTTAGGAAAGATCTAGAGACCAAATATAGTTGGGATGTTTTGAAAATTAAAATAAGAATTATATTTGAAAAATTAAATAGATATACTTAA
- a CDS encoding protoporphyrinogen/coproporphyrinogen oxidase yields the protein MTRIAILGCGWSGLVSSIRLRSLYPAADVICVDRAFDGGLLTSARLGPYLFDAGGSHVVFSTRREVVETIISMGGEWVFRSRSAYVLLDGFFVPYPFENGMYVLPPESRARYGISLIRAFMNNRGERPANFLQWILGTFGEEVARDYLIPYNEKIWKRPLDEMSADWVYIPGRLPLPSLEDIVKAVAGLPTVGYAEQSTFYYPKRGGIYSQWRATYEKAASLGVRFVKEEVREVRRAGSEFVVNGWLRADRIVNTLPLRDFVHMLVPEPPSEVLEAASRLDYNSVVVVGIGLRQAAPPHHWVYVPDRRHVFHRYAWISNYGEDVPPGRSALIAEVTVPPNTSVDLEGVKADVLRGLSDLGVVEEGAVEVVEAWFHRYGYPIYTLSHGRDVATIEQYLANIGIATFGRWGNWQYWNTDKIYEKAKALK from the coding sequence ATGACGCGAATCGCTATACTAGGTTGTGGGTGGTCGGGTCTTGTTTCTTCTATTCGTCTGAGATCTCTCTACCCTGCCGCCGATGTTATCTGCGTTGACAGGGCTTTCGACGGCGGCCTTCTTACATCGGCTAGGCTAGGTCCCTATCTTTTCGATGCGGGTGGTAGCCATGTGGTTTTTAGCACGAGGCGTGAGGTTGTTGAGACTATTATCTCCATGGGGGGTGAATGGGTTTTCCGCAGTAGGTCTGCCTACGTCCTCCTGGACGGCTTCTTTGTGCCTTATCCCTTTGAGAACGGGATGTACGTACTGCCGCCTGAGAGTAGGGCGAGGTACGGCATCTCCCTCATAAGGGCCTTCATGAACAACAGGGGCGAGAGGCCGGCGAATTTCCTCCAGTGGATCCTCGGCACGTTCGGGGAAGAGGTTGCTAGGGATTACCTGATTCCCTACAATGAGAAGATATGGAAGAGGCCTCTCGACGAGATGTCGGCCGATTGGGTCTACATACCTGGCCGCCTCCCACTGCCTTCGCTTGAGGACATCGTTAAGGCCGTGGCGGGGCTCCCCACTGTGGGTTACGCCGAGCAGTCTACTTTCTACTACCCGAAGAGGGGCGGGATATACAGCCAGTGGCGTGCCACGTACGAGAAGGCGGCTTCTCTGGGCGTGAGGTTCGTGAAGGAGGAGGTTAGGGAGGTGAGGAGGGCTGGGTCTGAGTTTGTCGTGAACGGGTGGCTTAGGGCGGATAGGATCGTCAATACGCTCCCTCTGAGGGACTTTGTCCACATGCTTGTGCCGGAGCCTCCCTCTGAGGTGTTGGAGGCTGCGTCTAGGCTGGACTACAACTCGGTCGTCGTGGTGGGGATCGGGCTTAGGCAGGCGGCTCCTCCCCACCACTGGGTGTATGTGCCGGATAGGCGCCACGTCTTCCACCGCTATGCCTGGATCTCGAACTACGGGGAGGATGTCCCGCCTGGCCGTTCGGCTCTGATAGCAGAGGTTACTGTGCCTCCCAACACATCGGTGGATCTGGAGGGGGTTAAGGCAGACGTCTTAAGGGGCCTTTCCGATCTCGGCGTAGTTGAGGAGGGAGCAGTGGAGGTTGTAGAGGCTTGGTTCCATAGGTACGGCTACCCCATCTACACCCTCTCTCACGGCAGGGATGTCGCGACGATTGAACAATACCTAGCGAATATAGGGATAGCTACGTTCGGCCGCTGGGGCAATTGGCAGTACTGGAATACGGATAAGATATACGAGAAAGCAAAGGCGTTAAAGTGA